AAAGCCTGCTACAAGGTAGAGAAGGCCCAAGAGAAGAATAAGCTCTATGCTTTTTTGGGTGAAATGCTTCACTTCCTCGCGAGATGTACCAGACAGCCTTTTTGCCGCTCTCCAGATAAGGTAGAGAGCTATCAAAGACAGTACGGCAGTCGTATAGACGACGGGATGCCGAGTGGCGATAAACCAAAGAGGAAAGGTAATAAGAAGCGCAAATAGTCCGATTCCCAGCAAAAAAACAAGAAATGAGACGATAGTACGAAAAAATCTGACGTAAAGGCCTAAGAACAGGGTTATCCCGTGTCGTTTTTGATTATTCGATTTCATCATCCGATTGTTTACCTCTTTGTTCAAGTTTCTGTGCGGCCGCTTCGTAGCGGAAAGCGTTTTCTTCATCTCCCAGCGCTTCGGCCAATGCCGATAGGCGATGCAGGACCTCTATTGCCGAATCGAGGCGCTCCATCGCCTGATAGATCATGAAACATTGGCTAAAGGATGTATAGGCTTCATCATTGTCGTTTCGCTTTTCGGCAACTATGGCGATGGCGTAAAGGTCGTCGGCTATGGCAAGGCTGCGTTCCAAGGCTCTATCGATCAGCAGTGCTTCCTGAAGAAGTTCGTCAGCCTTCTCATATTGTCGGCTTGCAGTGGCCACCGAGGCAAGCATGTAAAGGTTGTTGGCCTCTTCTTCCCGGGCCTTCTCCCGGCGATTAATGGCGAGACTCGATATGAGAAATTCTTCGGCTTTTTCCAGATCACCCTGCCGCCTCATCAAAATCCCACGATCGTGATAGGCTACGGCGCGCTCTCTCGTATACTGTTTTTCGTCGGAAGGGAGGATTTCTGAGGCCTCCTGGAGCAGTATACCCGCTTTCTTCTCGTCATCGGTTGCAAGGTAGAATTCTCCAAGGAGGATTTTTCCCCGGGCCTGCTTGCCTACAAGACCCTCCTTCTCCGCAAGCATCAGCCCGTCGGAAAAGGCTTGTCGTGCCTCTTCAAACTCTTTTAACTCGAGACGACATCGTCCAATATCGAAATAACTGTCAATAATACCCTCTCTGTTGTCGGCAAGAACCTGCTGTCGAAGAGCGTAGGAAAAGAAGGTTAAGGCATCCTTGTATCTGCCTTCGGTGAAATATTCCTTTCCAAAACTTGCGAAATCGGCCGCCTGAGCCTTTTTCCCTTTTGCCGGCGGCTGCTCCTTCGGCAGCGACGAGCAGGCGGATAAAAGCACTACTGTCGCGAGAAGAATGCTAAAAGGAAAACTGCATGTGCGAATACCGTTGCTCCCTTCCATCAAAACTCCCGGTCCCGCAACCCTCCGAAGGTTGTCGGCTGGGCGGTCGTTTTGGGAATCCCTCCCCGAAGCAGGGGGTTGTTTTTCAGCCCGGTAAGCACATCCTCGCCTTGGTTTATCGCATCGATGGTCTGGTCGAGCAGGGTGCTGATTTGCGGCTGCTTTTCATTGGCAAAGGCAAGAAGCGTCCTGATTTCTTCGGCCGAAGAGGCAAGCGAATGAAGGATATTGCTCATCATCTTATAGAGTTCTTCATTATCGTTCAGTAATTTCGCCACCGATCCCTGCGGATTAAGGAGCCTTGTAGCAATGCCCGTCGTATCCTTGAGACTTTCGGTAAGGGTTTCCACATTGTCGAGAATGGAGCCGACCGGAGCAACGGCACCGTCACTCATCTCTCTGACATTGGCGGCTATGGTGTCGGTCTCTCTAATAAGCGAACCAAGGGGAGCCGTGTTTTTTCCATGTACCAGATCGTCGATACTAACCAGAAGTGTATTCAGGGAATCGATTGTCGGCCCGATACTGACCAATATATCGGAAACAGCGTCGCTTCCCTTCGGGATGGAGACCAGAGACTGAGCGACCAGCCTTTTACCTTCTTCCATATCAAGGGAAGGTATCATTGAATTCTCCGGTAGCGGCGGACCCTGGCTCTTTCCCGGATAAAAAAGGAGTCCGCTACTGCCTATTCCCAGGGGATTGACGGCCAGCTCGAGAACGGAGTTTTGGCTTACCTTTGAGTAATAGGTATCGAATATATGAAAATCAATCATGACGGTATTGTCCTCAAGCAGGGTAACCGCATCCACCGCCCCTATCTTGAAGCCCTTCAACTTTATAGGCATACCGTTTGAAAGGTTGTTTCCCGATTCAAATCGGCTGGTAAAGTGGTAATCTTTTGAAAACCAACGCTGGTTGATACCCATCAGAATCAGCAAGCCGGCAACTGCCAATAATGCAAGAAGAACGAAAAAACCGACGACCTGTTCCGCAAAGCGGATGTGGAATTTCATTCTGGTGTTACCCCCGAAGCCTTTCCGTCATACTACCTCTGCCCTCATTCGGTGTCAAACATCTTCAAGCAGGTTGAGGATATCGTCGTCATAGCTGGAAACATGTTCCAGAACCGAAGCTAAGACCCCTTTTGTTACGGGATGACTACTTCTTTTTACCACATTGAAGGGGCCGGATTCTACGATTTTTCCCCTGTCTATGATAAGCAGATGGTCGGCCAGAAGCGAGATGAGGTGTGAAGAGCCGCTGCTGATGATCATGGAAGTTCCCTCGATCTTCAGCCTTTTAAGCAATTCCAAAACCCTTGCCTCCGAAGCTGAATCAAGATTCAAAAGCGGCATATCGACGAAAAGCAGCTTCGGATGTGAAACGATCGCCCGTGCAATACCGATCATTTTTTGTTCGCCTCCGGAAATCTGGCTGGGACGCCTTTCCGGTTTGTCCCGATACCCCACCTCGGCCATTGTTTCCAATACCTTCCCGGATAGTTCTTCCCCAGATATATGCGGGAAATGTACCTTGAGAGGAAAGGCTACATTCTCAAAAACCGTTTGGTTTGCCCAGAGTGCGGCATCCTGAAAAATAAAACCGCTGTTTTTACGAAAGGCCTCTTCTTCCCCTCGCCTGAGTTGAAAAAAGCTCTTTTCATTGACTCTGACGATTCCCGAAGAGGGTGTGAGCAGACCGGCGGCAAGTTTCAGCAAGGTACTCTTACCGGAACCGGAGAAACCGAGGATCACCGTAACCGATCCGGGAGAAAAAACATGATTAATTTCCGAAATAATCTCGGTATCTCCGCGCATCATACAGACCGAATCCAAGCTGATGGTATACACTTGCGGCTTCCTTAGAGATAATAGATAAGGGTGATCAATGCATCGGCAACGATAATCAATACAAAGCTTTGCACAACGGCCTTTATGACAACCTGCGGGACCTCGGTGGAGGACTGCTCCACCCGAAACCCGTTGTACGTAGCCGAGAGCGCTATGATTGCACCGAATATGAGGCTCTTGATCATGCTGGAAACAATGTCGGCCGAACGGATATGCGTAATCAAATCATACATATAATCACGCATAGGAATCGGTTGGATGAAGCTGGTAACAAAAAACGAAGCGATCAGGCCGAAAAGGTTAAAATAGATGTTGAGAAGAATCATGCTGAATATCACGCCGAGGAAGCGTGGTACGACCAGATAGGAAATTGGATCGACTCCCACCGAGGTATAGGCCTCGATCTGATGGCTTACCACCATTTGTCCCAACTCGGTGGCGATTGCGGTGCCTGACCGGGCAATGATGATAAAGGCACAAAGCAAAGGTCCCAGTTCCCGCATGATGACCGTGATAAGAATCGAATAGATCAGCTCTCCCTGGCCGAACTGAGGAAGCAGATCCACACCGTAGACGATAATGACACCACCCAATATCAAGGCAATAAGACTGATGACTCCCAAGGCTTCGACGCCGGTAAACAACAGCTGCATCACAAGAACCCTGTAGCCGATCTGCCTGCGCCTGAAAAAGGGAACCGATTCCTTAATCGTCCGAAGGAAAAAGCCGCAGGCGTAAAAAAGTTCCCTGATAGAGGCTATTACCCTATGGCCAAGCTCTTGAAACATGTGCCAAGTGTAATCCATGACCCATCTTCAGGCAACATGCTGTAATGCCTGCCCCTCCTTGTGCCGATAGAAGAACTATAGTTCCAAAGCGGTTGACACAGATACAAGGCTGTTCCTACAATTCAGAAGAGGAGAAGCAATGCCACGGGCTGTACAATATAAGGCAAATTCCATCGTCTACTTCCAAGGTGATGTTGCCGAACGCATCTATATTCTAAAATCCGGAAAGGTAAGTCTGAATTACAACGACATCGAAACCGGGCAGGAGCTTCATGAGTTGATCCAAACCGGGGAGTTTTTCGGTGTAAAATCTGCCCTTGGCCGATACACCAGAGAAGAAACCGCCGTTGTTCTCTCCGATGCCCAAATGGTAGTCTTTACCGTTCCCGAATTCGAACAGCTAATCATGCAGAATACCAGAATCATCATGAAGATGCTTAAGGTCTTTTCCAACCAGCTGCGTCGTATCCATAAGCAGGTCAGGAACCTGATCAGTTCGGGTAAGGAGAGTACCGATCCCGAAAGTGGTCTGTTTCGGATCGGTCAGTACTATCATCGGGCAAAAAAGTTTCCTCAGGCATTGTATGCCTACCGTCGCTACCTTACCTATTACCCTTCGGGAAAATATGCCGATGAGGCAAACCGCAATATTCCTCTCGCCGAGCAGAATGCCCAGGGATCTATGCGTAGTTCGGCTCCCGTGAGCGCAGCACCTGCCCGGGAAGAACTCTCGAATGCAGCCAAGGCTTACTACAATGCTGTGAGTCTCCACAGTCAGGAAAAGTATCAGGAAGCGTTGAAAGAATTTCAGCGTATTGCCTCGGATAAAGCTGATCAGGAGTATGCGGCAAAAGCCGCATTTGAGATCGGTCGCTGTTATTTCGCCCTTGGTCGGTACGACGAGTGCATCAGACATCTAAGCGGCATGATCAAAACCTATCCCAAACATCCGGACCTGACCGATGCCCTTTTCTACGTTGGAAGTTGTTATGAAAAAAAGGACGATATCCCAAAGGCCCTCGGATTTTACAAGAAAATTCTTACCATGGTTCGTGAGGATATGCCGATACACCGGAAAGTGAAGAAAGCAATTGCCGCAATGGGGGCTGCATCATGAGTCTTGACCTTTCAATGTTCGGACGTTTTGCCCAGACCTATCAGCCCGGTGATATCATCTTCTGTGAATATGAACCCGGCGATACCTTCTATCTCATTCAGTCCGGAAGGGTTCAAATCGTAAAAATCATGGATGATATCGAGAAGAACGTTGATATTCTTCAGCCGGGGGAAATTTTCGGCGAAATGGCTATTCTTGAAGAGGCTCCCCGTTCCGCTTCGGCCGTTGCCATCGATAAGGTGGTAGCTCTCGAATTCAACCGCGCCAACTTCGAGATCCTTATGAAGGGAAATCCCCAGATCGCCCTAAAACTTTTGAAGCTTTTTACAAAGCGTATCTATGATCAGAAGCGTCGCTTTATGATTCTTACCCTGGATGATATCCAGGCCAGGGTTGCAGACGTCTTTATCATGCTTGCGGAGACTCAGCCTGCAGACGATCCGGATGTAAACGAGCGGATCTTTAAGACCACCGTCGATGATATTGCGCACTGGGCCGGGATGAGTCCCGACAAATGCAAGCAAATTCTCCAGCATTTTGCAAACCAGCGCCGCATAGAGCTCTATGAAGATAGGATTGTGGTAAAGAATATCAACGATTTCGGTCGTTTCGTTCAGAGCCGCAGGCGTAATCAGCAGGTCGAATAATTACCCTTCGGTACTTGATTTTTTTCTCAGCATTGGGTAGTTTTTTTCAGCACGCCAAAGTAGCTCAGGGGTAGAGCAACGCTCTCGTAAAGCGTAGGTCGTGAGTTCGAATCTCACCTTTGGCTCTAATCTCTTGCCAGGAGTTTATGGAATAGCAAGTGGTTCTGTGGGTCATATCCTGGTTCCAAGTGATAGTTTACGGTGAGTTCGCCGCCATCGTTGTCGGCTTGTATTTTTTTCAGCCATTCACCAATTTCCACTTCGCCGGTACCGGGGAGCAGCAGTTCAAGGGGCGGCATGAGATCGATCGGCAGGGTATTCCCGAAAAACCTTCTCACTGCTGCCACGTCGGTCCCGCTTCCGGTATCGAGAACGGCTATGGGCGCGCCCTTTTTTATGGATTCAAGGAGGTGCGTGCAATTCCCGCAATGGTGGAGCCGTATCGGACCAATCGCTTTTCCGAGTCGCTTAAGCGAGGGGATGATGAGTTCTCCGTAATCACTAGGGCTTAACATGGTTCCCGAGCATTCTCCGATGTGGAGTCCTGTTATCGTCATCCCGGCAGCCCTGGCAAAGGTAAAAATCAACCTTGTACAAACCTCTTCGTACCAAAGAAAGAAGGATGGCAGGAAATCCGGCTTATCGTAGATCGAGAATAGAACATCCTGACCGAAAAATTTTAAGGCGGTAGTTAGTGGACCGTGTATGGTGGCCCTTCCGCCTCTGTCCCAGAAAAAGGGTGGGATGACGGTTCCTTCTTTTTTGAGTGCTTCAATCTCTGACAACCAGTTTTTCACCATCGGATGGGCTGTGAGTTCTCCCGGTTCCGGTAATGCTTGTACGGAAGTGATACCGGAAAGGGGTTTTTCTTCTATATCTGCGTCCTGGTCGGGATAGGCAATAAACCTGGCGCCAAGCAGCATGCCGATGATGAGGTTGGGTTGAATTGCTCCGACAAGAAAATCCTCAGGATGGTAGTGAGGCAGGGAAACCAAATTCGATTCCAGGTTACAGATGGCATATCCTGAGAAGTGCTGTTCCAAAAACGATGCAATCTTCAGATCGACCTCTTGTCGAAACCGAGGAGAAAAATAGTACTCTTCGCCGAACCTTATTCCCGTTTCTCTGTGTATCCATCCATTTGAGACACTTGCCGCTATCCTGACCACCTGAAGCCTCCTTCCCTCTATGATAGGCCCCTTATGGGCAAAGCGGAAGAATGATTTCTTCTCATACCCGAGAAGCCTTTTTAGGAAGAAGAGCGGAAAAGGTATGATATCTGCTCATACCTATTGTACCGGCTTTTGAAAAAAGTGCATGAAATGTTGTGGAAACTTCATACTTGTGGATTAAGAAATTCTTCCTCTACAATCACTTAGAACATCAAAGGAGTTTTTTTTGTGAAGCGTAAGAATACCACTATGGTGCTCCTCTTCCTGGGCCCTTGTCTCTTGCTCTATCTGCTTTTGTTTCTTTATCCCGCGGTAAAGGCCTTTTTTGTCAGCCTCTTTGACTGGAACGGTTTTACTTCGGACATGCAATTTATTGGTCTTGGAAATTTCCGGGAACTTTTTTCCGATACGCATTTCTGGTCGGTCGTTATGGCCAACAGCTTCGGCATCATTTTTTTCGGTGGGATTCTGACCTTTGGTATCGCCTTTTTTCTGAGTGGTCTTATTGCTACCGGTCCGAAGGGAAAGAAATTTATGCGTGGATTGATCTACTTTCCCTCGATTATCAACCCCGTCGCCGTCGCCATTCTGTGGTCGTTTATCTATAACCACCAGTATGGTTTGCTGAACGGTTTTTTACGGGTGATAGGGCTTGGGCATATTCAGCCGACATGGACGGCCCCAGACACCCTGTTTTGGGCTATTCTGGTTGCGCTGGTCTGGATGTATTCGGGATTTTACTTTGTGATCCTCTCTTCGGCCCTGGAGAGGGTTCCTGTCGACCTCGTTGAATCGGCAAAATTAGAGGGCGCTTCCGAATTCCGTATTTTCTTTACGATAAAAATTCCGATGATTTGGGACGTCCTCGTTACCACGATTATTTTTTGGTGTATTACCGCAGTCAAGGAGTTTTCCCTCCTGTATGCCTGGGGTGGGGGTGTGGATGTTCCGCAGGCAGGGGCACAGAACCTCGCAACCTACATGTATATGACGGCCTTCGGACGGAGAGTGACCATGTACCGCATGGGATATAGCACAGCCATGGGTGTGGTGATGTTTCTTATCGTTGCCCTTTTTTATCTTATCATTACCCGCCTCACCAGGCGCGAAGAAATTCAGTATTAGGAGTAAGCGCATGAAAATCCTGACAAAAGGACGTACTGCCTGGGACATCATAGCGAGAGTGCTTCTTTATCTATGGTGCGCTTTTTCCATATTTGTTTTTCTTTGGGTCATCAACAGCTCTCTGAAAACAAATCAGGGATTTTTCTCGGATATCTGGGGAATCGCACACTCACCGCAATACGGGAACTATCGAAAAATCTGGACGACCTACCATTTGGGAACCTACTTCATTAATTCGCTTCTCATCGTTATTCCCTCTGTCTTAGGCTTGCTGGCCGTCAGTGCTCCGGCCGCATATGTTCTGGCACGCAAAGAGTTTCCTTTTCGGAAGCAGATTACCAACCTGGTTTCTTTCGGCATGGGGATTCCCTACCAGTTGCTGCTGGTCCCTCTCTTTTTTCTCCTTTTTAACCTGCGGCTGATAAACAGCAAATTCGGGCTCATCATGGTGTACATTGCCCTTTCCATTCCCTTTACCGTATTTTTGCTGCTTGGCTATTTTCGTACCCTGCCCAAAAGCCTTGAGGAAGCGGCCGAGATCGACGGATGTGGTCCCATGCTTACCTTTTTTCGGATCATGCTGCCTTTGACACGAAACGGTTTGGTTGCCGCCGCCGTCTTGAATTTCGTGGGGTTGTGGAATGAGTTTTTATTGGCCCTTACCTTCATCAGCAAAGATTCCAACTATACCCTCTCCATGGGACTTTATGCCCTTCAGGGGAGTCTCCAATACACAGGAGATTGGGTCTCGCTTTTTGCAGCCTTTACCCTGGTGGTTATCCCTACCTTTCTGCTGTTCATTCTCCTTTCCCGAACCATCGTGGCCGGTATGACCATGGGGGCGGTGAAGGAATAAAATTCGGAGGTTTGAAAATGAAAAAGAGGTTGTCGATTCTTGCCTTGATCGCTCTGACGCTCCTCGGCTCTTTGTATGCCGGAGGAACGCAGGAGGGAGCTTCTGACGGTTCTATCGAGTATGTATCGATGTGGAACGCCGGAGAGCCCCAGGCAATCTTCATGGAAACAATGGCAAAACAGTTTGAAGAGGAGACTGGCATCAAGGTTGATATAACCTTTGCCGGTCGGGATGTCCTTACGAAAATACGGAGTCGCCTGTTGATGCAGGATGCCCCCGACCTGATCGATCAGGATTTTAGTGAACTTTCCGGTGCACTGCTCAAGGGTGACAACGTCCTGGTGGAACCCCTCAATGATTTTCTTTACAAGACAGAGGGGCCCGAGGGGCAAAAACAGATGATGGACCTTTTTGATGAGCATCTGGTGAAGCTGTATGCAAAGGATGATTCGATCTACTTTTTCCCATACGAATTTATCACCTCCGGTTTCTTCTACGACAAGACCCTTTTCGCCGAACATGGCCTTGCCGCACCTGAAAATTGGAAAGAATTTATCGATACCAATCAGCAACTTACAAGCACCGGTGTCCCTGCTCTCGCTCTTGACGGGAATATCTCATTTTACAATGCCTACTACTACTATTGGGCGCTTACCAGGGTCATGGGTCCCGGCCATTTAAAAGATGCTGCGGCAGATGCCAGTGGAAAGGTCTGGGATGATCCCGGATACCTAAGCGCCGCCAGGATGGTGTATGAATTGAGTGCAGGTGGAAAGAATTTTTTCCAGCCGGGCTATGCGGGCAGCAACTATCCCGCCGCCCAGGCTGACTGGGCACTGAACAAGTCGGGCTCTATTCTTTGCGGTACCTGGATCCCATCCGAGACAAAGGAACAGCAAGTCGACGGTTTTGAGGTCGGTTTTTATCCCTTTCCCGAGGTTTCAGGAGGCAAAGGATCAAGCGCCGATGTCGAAGCCTACCTGATCGGCTTTGCCATTCCTACGGGAGCGAAAAACATCGAGGGAGCCAAGGCCTTTATGAAGTATATAAGCAGAAAGGAAAACGCCGAAAAACTGGCACACGATACCATCAATATTGCGGCTCGGAGAGATGCCTCCTACCCGGATCTTCTTACCGAGGTAAAACCGGTAGTGGAGCATGCCGAGAATTTCCACGTCTCCTATGACGGCGCCATGCAGCTTTACCCAGAGTGGTTTGCCAATGTATTTTATCCCGCTGATAACGATCTCGTTTTCGGAAAAATCACTCCGGAAGCCTTTATCGCAAGGATGAAGAGTGAGACGGCAAGGTATTGGGAAAGTAAGAAATAGACAATGATTCGGCAAGGAGCTCTCAGAGCTTTCCGAGGGCTCCTTTTCTGATATGATGAACGGCAATGATCTATCTGATTCCTGTCTATCTGATTTTTTCTCTTATTGTGACCATACGGCAAAAAAAGGATTCCAGCCTTTTATGGTTTCTATTAATGCCGATTGGTTTTTCTCTTGCTCTTTTCGGTCTCATTCTTTTTACCGAATACGTCTCCTTCGCCAATTTCATCGAAAATCCTCTTTTGATAAGCAGCAATCTCTTCATCTGGAAGTTGAACTACTATCTTGATCTCTCAATCTTCGGCATGTACCGCCTCATGGATGTCGGCATAGCCTTGTATATGCTCGGTGCGATAGGTTTTCCCCTTTCTCAGCACCCCCGCAGGGGGCTTCTGCGCAAGGGCAGCTTTATTGTTGCCGTACCGGCATTGCTCATCCTTCTTGCCGATCCGGGGATCCTTCAACACGTATTCGAGCCCGATTCGGTCTTCCAGGGAATGCAGGAGATCCTGAGCGGCTTGAACATTCTCAATCGTCTGTTGAATATTCTGGTGAAGGCGGCCTTGATCACCAGTCTGGTTCTTTCGCTTTGGATATACTCGAAAACGCCGAAGCCTTTTAGAAAACGATCGGAACTGATTATCCTCGGGCTTGTTCCGATACATGTTTTGGTTTTTGTTCTCTTTTATTGGTTTCCGAGCCATTCGATCCATATATGGCGCTTGTCGACGGTAAAACTCATCAGTCTTCCGTATACTCGTTTTACCGCGTCGCTTATTTTTGTGCTTTCCTTTTTTTCGCTTGGTGTCTTAATCTATATCAGCATTGTCTATAACAGTTTTGCCCTGAATGATCAGCGCCATCAGATCGGCTTTAAGGCGAGGATGAAGACAGCCGGCAGCGGCCTTAAGATTTTTACTCACTCGATCAAGAACCAGTTTATTGCGGTGAAGCTCCTTGCAGAACAGGGCCTTGTACAGGAAGCAAGCCACCAACAGCTGGAAGGTATCCATGCAATCTGCGAAAAGACTATCGCAAGGCTCAATGCCCTTCCCGTGCTTCCAGACCGTATCGCCTTAACATATTCGCATCTTACAACCTCTTCACTGCTTGGACGGATCGAAAAGGAGTATCCCGATGTTGTGGTTCGCAATACCGTTCCGACGGCGAAGATGGTGGTAGACGAACATTATTTCATCGAGGTCCTGCGGAATCTCATCATCAACAGTAAGGAAGCCGTCAGGGGCGTGGAAAACCCCTACATCATTATGTACTGTAACCGCCAGTTGGATTATCTTGTTATTTCCGTCGAGGACAATGGCTGCGGCATCGACCGCGCCAGGCAGAAGCATGTTTTCGAGCCCTTTTATTCTACGAAGCCTTCAATCACCAATTGGGGAATGGGGCTTGCGTTTTCCCAGCAGCTTGTAGAGGCGTTCGGGGGAACGATGCGTCTCGAAAGTATGCCGGATATCTTTACTAAGGTCGAAATATATATCCCGGAGGCTTCAGATGAATGATAAAAAATCAATTACCTGTATTGTCGCCGAAGATTTTCCCGAACTCAATAACATCTATCAAAGTATTCTTAATCATGAGCCTGATATTCGGGTGGTTGCTTCCGTAACCAGCGGGCGGGAACTCCTTTGTGCGGTGGAACAATACCTGCCCGATGTGATCTTGATGGATATTGAGATGGAAAGTCCGACCGCCGGAATAGATTACTGCCGACAGATCAGTCGTTCCTATCCCGATATTCGGATCGTCATTCTTACCTGCCATGAAGAAGAGGAGCGGGTCTTATCTGCCTTCGAGGCTGGGGCTGTCGATTATCTTCTCAAAACGGATTCTATGTCCGATATCATCATTGCCATAAAGAAGGCGTACAAGCACAGTTCTCCCATTCACAGCTATGCGGCCCAGATGCTTAGAAAGCAGATGCGGGCGATGGGGCATTATAAGGAAGAGCTTCAAAAGTTTACGATGGCCTTTATGACACTCACTCCTGCCGAGGTAGGGATCCTCAAGTTATTGCTCGACGGCTATAAACAAAAGGAGATTGCAAAGTATAAACATGTCGAACTGGTGACGGTAAAAAGTCACGTCACCAGAATTCTAAAGAAATTCTCTCTTCGCAGGACCAGTGAGGTCGTTGAAATGATTCGTTCCCTCGATGCTCAGGATTTTGTCAGGCAATCGAAGTCGGTATAGCCGATAGCTTCGAAGCTATGAACGGTAGCCCTTTGGATTTTTGGACTGCCAGTTCCAGGC
This genomic stretch from Sediminispirochaeta bajacaliforniensis DSM 16054 harbors:
- a CDS encoding ABC transporter substrate-binding protein; the encoded protein is MKKRLSILALIALTLLGSLYAGGTQEGASDGSIEYVSMWNAGEPQAIFMETMAKQFEEETGIKVDITFAGRDVLTKIRSRLLMQDAPDLIDQDFSELSGALLKGDNVLVEPLNDFLYKTEGPEGQKQMMDLFDEHLVKLYAKDDSIYFFPYEFITSGFFYDKTLFAEHGLAAPENWKEFIDTNQQLTSTGVPALALDGNISFYNAYYYYWALTRVMGPGHLKDAAADASGKVWDDPGYLSAARMVYELSAGGKNFFQPGYAGSNYPAAQADWALNKSGSILCGTWIPSETKEQQVDGFEVGFYPFPEVSGGKGSSADVEAYLIGFAIPTGAKNIEGAKAFMKYISRKENAEKLAHDTINIAARRDASYPDLLTEVKPVVEHAENFHVSYDGAMQLYPEWFANVFYPADNDLVFGKITPEAFIARMKSETARYWESKK
- a CDS encoding sensor histidine kinase, whose translation is MIYLIPVYLIFSLIVTIRQKKDSSLLWFLLMPIGFSLALFGLILFTEYVSFANFIENPLLISSNLFIWKLNYYLDLSIFGMYRLMDVGIALYMLGAIGFPLSQHPRRGLLRKGSFIVAVPALLILLADPGILQHVFEPDSVFQGMQEILSGLNILNRLLNILVKAALITSLVLSLWIYSKTPKPFRKRSELIILGLVPIHVLVFVLFYWFPSHSIHIWRLSTVKLISLPYTRFTASLIFVLSFFSLGVLIYISIVYNSFALNDQRHQIGFKARMKTAGSGLKIFTHSIKNQFIAVKLLAEQGLVQEASHQQLEGIHAICEKTIARLNALPVLPDRIALTYSHLTTSSLLGRIEKEYPDVVVRNTVPTAKMVVDEHYFIEVLRNLIINSKEAVRGVENPYIIMYCNRQLDYLVISVEDNGCGIDRARQKHVFEPFYSTKPSITNWGMGLAFSQQLVEAFGGTMRLESMPDIFTKVEIYIPEASDE
- a CDS encoding response regulator transcription factor, with translation MNDKKSITCIVAEDFPELNNIYQSILNHEPDIRVVASVTSGRELLCAVEQYLPDVILMDIEMESPTAGIDYCRQISRSYPDIRIVILTCHEEEERVLSAFEAGAVDYLLKTDSMSDIIIAIKKAYKHSSPIHSYAAQMLRKQMRAMGHYKEELQKFTMAFMTLTPAEVGILKLLLDGYKQKEIAKYKHVELVTVKSHVTRILKKFSLRRTSEVVEMIRSLDAQDFVRQSKSV